Proteins from one Mesorhizobium sp. M9A.F.Ca.ET.002.03.1.2 genomic window:
- a CDS encoding tripartite tricarboxylate transporter permease, which yields MELLDNLALGFSTATTLWNLLFCLIGVILGTLIGVLPGIGATATIAMLLPITFQIGDPVSSLIMLAGIYYGAQYGGSTTAILINMPGESSSAVTAIDGYQMARNGRAGAALAIAAIGSFFAGTVSTFLVAIFAPPLTAIALQFGAAEYFSLMIVGLVSSVALAHGSIVKALAMVVLGLLLGIVGTDIYTGTPRFTLGIREYADGLNFVAVAVGVFGVAEILRNLENEHERSVMIRRVSGLMPTREDFRRMAAPIVRGTIIGSALGILPGGGAILAAFASYTVEKRVSKNPGEFGKGAIEGVAGPESANNAGAQTSFIPMLTLGIPANPVMALMIGAMIIQGIVPGPNVAIEQPALFWGIIASMWIGNLMLIVLNLPLIGLWVKLLTIPYYVLFPIIMAFCSIGVYSVNTNIYDLYAVAFFGFLGYLLTKLRCEPAPLLLGFVLGPLLEENLRRAMILSRGDPSTFMTRPISAGLLVIALAVLAIVFLPAVKKKREEVFVEEN from the coding sequence ATGGAACTCCTCGACAACCTCGCGCTCGGCTTTTCGACGGCGACGACCCTCTGGAACCTGCTGTTCTGCCTGATCGGCGTCATTCTCGGCACGCTGATCGGCGTCCTGCCCGGCATCGGTGCCACCGCGACCATCGCCATGCTGTTGCCGATCACCTTCCAGATCGGCGACCCGGTCTCTTCCCTGATCATGCTCGCCGGCATCTATTACGGCGCGCAATATGGCGGCTCGACCACCGCCATCCTCATCAACATGCCCGGCGAATCCTCTTCCGCCGTCACCGCAATCGACGGCTACCAGATGGCCAGGAACGGCCGCGCCGGGGCGGCACTCGCCATCGCGGCCATTGGCTCATTCTTCGCCGGCACGGTGTCGACCTTCCTCGTCGCCATCTTTGCCCCGCCGCTGACGGCGATCGCGCTGCAATTCGGCGCCGCCGAGTATTTTTCGCTGATGATCGTCGGCCTCGTCTCGTCCGTCGCGCTCGCCCACGGCTCGATTGTCAAGGCGCTGGCGATGGTCGTGCTCGGCCTGCTGCTCGGCATTGTCGGCACCGACATCTATACCGGCACGCCGCGCTTCACGCTCGGCATCCGCGAATATGCCGACGGGCTGAATTTCGTCGCGGTGGCGGTCGGCGTCTTCGGCGTCGCCGAGATACTGCGCAACCTCGAAAACGAGCACGAGCGCTCCGTGATGATCCGAAGGGTCTCCGGCCTTATGCCGACCCGCGAGGACTTTCGGCGCATGGCGGCGCCCATCGTGCGCGGAACGATCATCGGTTCGGCGCTCGGCATCCTGCCGGGAGGCGGCGCGATCCTTGCAGCCTTCGCCTCCTACACGGTCGAAAAGCGTGTATCGAAGAACCCGGGGGAATTCGGCAAGGGCGCGATCGAAGGCGTCGCCGGGCCGGAATCGGCCAACAATGCCGGCGCCCAGACCTCCTTCATCCCGATGCTGACGCTCGGCATTCCGGCCAACCCGGTCATGGCGCTGATGATCGGCGCGATGATCATCCAGGGCATCGTGCCCGGCCCCAATGTCGCGATCGAACAGCCGGCGCTGTTTTGGGGCATCATCGCCTCGATGTGGATCGGCAATCTGATGCTGATCGTCTTGAACCTGCCGCTGATCGGGCTTTGGGTGAAGCTCCTGACGATCCCCTATTACGTGCTCTTCCCGATTATCATGGCGTTCTGCTCGATCGGCGTTTACAGCGTCAACACCAACATCTACGACCTCTACGCCGTCGCCTTCTTCGGCTTCCTCGGCTACCTCCTGACCAAGCTGCGCTGCGAACCCGCGCCGCTGCTGCTCGGCTTCGTGCTCGGCCCGCTGCTCGAGGAAAACCTGCGCCGCGCCATGATTCTCTCGCGCGGCGACCCGAGCACCTTCATGACGAGACCGATCAGCGCCGGCCTGCTCGTGATCGCGCTCGCCGTGCTCGCCATCGTCTTCCTGCCCGCGGTCAAGAAGAAGCGCGAAGAGGTGTTTGTGGAGGAGAATTAG
- a CDS encoding ABC transporter permease, with product MAESAVSVAAAALIVAGWELAARAGVIAPQFLPSPSRVVIALWTMLTEQNLVWHVVVSTARVWIAFLLAAAMAIPIGIMMSSYRIVGAALEPMIDFIRYLPVPALVPLSIIWFGVGEETKIFLLWLGTFFQLVLLVADDMRRVPQEFVEVARTVGASSRQVMTDVALRWMGPTLIDNLRITLGWCWTYLIIAEIVAADSGIGYVIWTARRFVKTPEVMAGVVVIGLIGLVTDQLLRLLHRRLFRYL from the coding sequence ATGGCGGAATCCGCCGTCAGCGTCGCGGCGGCCGCCCTGATCGTCGCGGGTTGGGAGCTGGCGGCGCGCGCGGGCGTCATCGCGCCGCAATTTCTCCCCTCGCCGAGCCGCGTCGTCATCGCCTTGTGGACAATGCTGACCGAGCAGAACCTCGTCTGGCACGTCGTGGTATCGACCGCGCGTGTGTGGATCGCCTTCCTGCTCGCCGCGGCCATGGCCATCCCGATCGGCATCATGATGAGCAGCTACCGGATCGTCGGAGCCGCACTCGAGCCGATGATCGATTTCATCCGCTATCTTCCGGTTCCCGCACTTGTGCCGCTGTCCATCATCTGGTTCGGTGTCGGCGAGGAGACCAAGATCTTCCTGCTCTGGCTGGGCACGTTCTTCCAGCTCGTGCTTCTGGTGGCCGACGACATGCGGCGGGTGCCGCAGGAGTTCGTCGAGGTCGCCCGCACCGTCGGCGCCAGTTCGAGGCAGGTGATGACCGATGTCGCCTTGCGCTGGATGGGGCCGACGCTGATCGACAATCTCAGGATCACGCTCGGCTGGTGCTGGACCTATCTGATCATCGCCGAGATCGTCGCGGCCGATTCCGGCATCGGCTACGTGATCTGGACGGCGCGCCGCTTCGTCAAAACGCCCGAAGTGATGGCTGGCGTCGTCGTTATCGGGCTGATCGGCCTCGTCACCGACCAACTGCTTCGCCTGCTTCACCGCCGGCTTTTCCGGTATCTGTGA
- a CDS encoding tripartite tricarboxylate transporter TctB family protein, whose product MKPFAIDTTNGICAVLFIFLGGFFALQSLGLEIGTAFRMGPGYFPLVLAIVLILLGAVILVQAVRFESEPIGHIAWRGMLFILPAPIFFGLTVRGLGFIPSIFLTALIASFASGRMRPLTALVLSVGLTLFAFLVFSYALGLPFRRFGPWLAPWLTL is encoded by the coding sequence ATGAAACCTTTCGCAATCGACACGACCAACGGCATATGCGCGGTGCTGTTCATCTTTCTCGGCGGATTTTTCGCGCTGCAGTCGCTCGGCCTCGAAATCGGCACCGCCTTCCGCATGGGGCCGGGCTATTTCCCTCTGGTCCTGGCGATCGTGCTCATTCTGCTTGGCGCTGTTATCCTCGTCCAGGCAGTGCGGTTCGAGAGCGAGCCGATCGGCCATATAGCCTGGCGCGGCATGCTGTTCATCCTCCCTGCCCCGATCTTCTTCGGCCTGACCGTGCGCGGCCTGGGCTTCATCCCCTCGATCTTCCTGACGGCGCTGATCGCATCCTTTGCCAGCGGCCGCATGAGGCCATTGACCGCGCTCGTGCTCTCCGTCGGCCTGACGCTGTTTGCGTTCCTCGTCTTCAGCTATGCGCTCGGCCTGCCGTTCCGGCGCTTCGGCCCCTGGCTGGCTCCATGGCTGACATTGTGA
- a CDS encoding SDR family oxidoreductase: MVSPFHGKRALVTGAASGIGRATAHALREAGATVLGLDLAVSEGDIPILACDLASETEIIAAVGRGTDRIGGYDILVNNAGILQEAPLGEISLDHVDRMFAVNVRGAIIVAREVLPYLPDGGRIINIASELAYLGRSGASVYCATKAALLGLTRSWARELAPRILVNAVAPGPTDTPLLGFEALTESQRALETTHPLGRIGRPDEIAAAVVFLAGPGATFFTGQCLGANGGAAML, encoded by the coding sequence TTGGTAAGCCCGTTCCACGGAAAACGCGCGCTGGTCACTGGCGCGGCCAGCGGCATCGGCCGCGCGACCGCGCACGCCTTGCGCGAGGCCGGGGCGACGGTTCTCGGGCTGGATCTCGCTGTGTCCGAGGGCGATATCCCCATTCTTGCCTGCGACCTCGCCAGCGAGACCGAGATCATTGCCGCGGTCGGGCGGGGCACGGATCGGATCGGTGGCTATGACATCCTCGTCAACAATGCCGGCATTCTCCAGGAAGCGCCGCTTGGCGAGATCTCGCTCGACCATGTCGACCGCATGTTCGCCGTCAATGTGCGGGGCGCGATCATCGTGGCACGGGAAGTCTTGCCGTATCTTCCCGATGGCGGACGCATCATCAACATCGCCTCCGAGCTCGCCTATCTCGGCCGGTCTGGCGCCTCGGTCTACTGCGCGACGAAGGCGGCGTTGCTCGGCCTTACCCGTTCCTGGGCACGCGAACTTGCACCCCGCATCCTGGTCAACGCCGTGGCGCCCGGGCCGACCGACACGCCGCTTCTCGGCTTCGAAGCGCTGACCGAGAGCCAGCGCGCGCTGGAGACGACACACCCGCTGGGGCGGATCGGACGGCCGGATGAAATCGCTGCCGCGGTGGTGTTCCTGGCCGGCCCCGGCGCGACTTTTTTCACCGGACAATGCCTGGGCGCCAATGGCGGCGCGGCGATGCTTTGA
- a CDS encoding tripartite tricarboxylate transporter substrate-binding protein, protein MRRFVAVLAAAAAVTFYPFAAGAQTYPERAITVVVPFSAGGPTDTVTRLVAEAMSKDLGQQVIVENVGGAGGTLGAGRVANAEPDGYTLLLHHIGMATSATLYRKLAYDTLNAFEYVGLVTEVPMTIVGRKDLEPTDLKGLVDYAKANKDTITVANAGIGAASHLCGMLFMSAIGTPLVTVPYKGTGPAMTDLLGGQVDIMCDQTTNTTKQIQGGTIKAYAVTSPERLDVLPDLPTTTEAGLPEVQVGIWHGLYAPKGTPAEVTERLSKSLQVALKDQNVIARFAELGTKPSSEADATPAALKAKLEGEITRWKPIIEAAGQYAD, encoded by the coding sequence ATGAGAAGATTTGTCGCCGTTCTGGCTGCCGCCGCGGCCGTTACGTTTTATCCGTTCGCCGCGGGCGCGCAGACCTATCCCGAACGCGCCATCACCGTCGTGGTGCCGTTTTCGGCCGGCGGCCCGACCGACACGGTCACCCGCCTCGTCGCCGAAGCGATGTCGAAGGATCTCGGCCAGCAGGTCATCGTCGAGAATGTCGGCGGCGCCGGCGGCACGCTGGGCGCTGGCCGCGTCGCGAACGCCGAGCCGGACGGCTATACGCTGCTGCTCCATCACATCGGCATGGCGACCAGCGCGACGCTGTACAGGAAGCTCGCATACGACACTCTGAACGCCTTCGAATATGTCGGTCTCGTCACCGAGGTGCCGATGACGATCGTCGGCCGCAAGGATCTCGAGCCGACCGATCTGAAGGGGCTGGTCGACTACGCCAAGGCCAACAAGGATACCATCACCGTCGCCAATGCCGGCATAGGCGCAGCCTCGCATCTGTGCGGCATGCTGTTCATGAGTGCCATCGGCACGCCGCTGGTCACCGTGCCCTACAAGGGCACCGGCCCGGCCATGACCGATCTTCTCGGCGGTCAGGTCGACATCATGTGCGATCAGACGACCAACACCACCAAGCAGATCCAGGGCGGCACGATCAAGGCCTACGCCGTCACCTCGCCGGAACGCCTAGACGTGCTGCCCGATCTGCCGACGACGACGGAAGCTGGCCTTCCCGAGGTGCAGGTCGGCATCTGGCACGGCCTCTACGCGCCCAAGGGCACGCCGGCCGAGGTCACCGAGCGCCTGTCGAAATCGCTTCAGGTCGCGCTTAAGGACCAGAATGTCATCGCCCGCTTCGCCGAACTCGGCACCAAGCCATCGTCCGAGGCAGACGCGACGCCGGCCGCGCTGAAGGCCAAGCTGGAGGGCGAGATCACGCGCTGGAAACCGATCATCGAAGCCGCCGGCCAGTACGCCGACTGA
- a CDS encoding nucleoside deaminase: protein MENHEPFLREAITLSKSAMANGDEPFGSVLVKDGEVILRAENSVFTGHDMTNHAEMNLVKLAAQHYDPAFLADCTLYTSTEPCAMCSGAIYWSGIGRLVFACSETRLGEIAGIGLNVPSRAVLQTGARAVTVIGPTNLEDEAAEVHQEFWPKHLGKV, encoded by the coding sequence ATGGAAAATCACGAGCCGTTTCTGCGCGAGGCGATTACGCTCTCGAAATCCGCGATGGCAAACGGCGACGAACCGTTTGGCTCGGTACTGGTAAAGGACGGCGAAGTCATCCTGCGCGCCGAAAACAGCGTCTTCACCGGCCACGATATGACAAATCACGCCGAGATGAACCTGGTTAAACTGGCGGCGCAGCACTACGACCCAGCTTTTCTCGCTGACTGCACGCTCTACACCAGCACTGAGCCGTGCGCGATGTGCTCCGGGGCGATCTACTGGTCGGGTATCGGGCGTTTGGTGTTTGCGTGCTCAGAAACGCGGCTTGGCGAGATTGCTGGGATCGGGTTGAATGTGCCTAGCCGGGCGGTGTTGCAGACCGGCGCGCGTGCCGTCACTGTGATTGGCCCGACGAACCTCGAAGACGAAGCCGCCGAAGTCCACCAGGAATTCTGGCCGAAGCATCTGGGCAAGGTTTAG
- a CDS encoding ABC transporter substrate-binding protein, which produces MKSSLRIALSAALVLASSQFAFSADQIRILAPTWLGFAPVHIAGDLGCFAGKDLDVSIKFEDDLTNVMAAMARGDIEMQMRSVGEYQGRPRDASTPGIIIGTIDESVGGDGVITDDKIKTVADLKGKVVAAEPNIPSRLLLQMELKQAGLSLKDLQIKDIATADTGAVFVDDSIAAIATYEPFMSQALKASTRPGARMLVSSKDHRGIIIDAIIARNDDFEANPDKYAKFLGCIYEAVDFLKAEPEKFADMASKHFGLTAAEVTEIVDSSLSYTTLAESLAYMGKPGEKGTLHGIFETVMDLNLENGAADNKLVATEQIDNSAINKVTAK; this is translated from the coding sequence ATGAAATCGTCACTTCGCATCGCGTTGTCCGCAGCACTGGTGCTTGCCAGTTCGCAGTTCGCCTTCAGCGCCGACCAGATCCGCATCCTTGCTCCGACGTGGCTGGGATTTGCACCTGTCCACATCGCCGGCGACCTGGGCTGCTTCGCCGGCAAGGACCTCGACGTCAGCATCAAGTTCGAGGATGACCTGACCAACGTCATGGCAGCGATGGCGCGCGGCGACATCGAGATGCAGATGCGCTCCGTCGGCGAATATCAGGGCCGGCCGCGCGACGCCTCCACGCCGGGCATCATCATCGGCACGATCGACGAATCCGTCGGTGGCGACGGCGTCATCACCGACGACAAGATCAAGACGGTGGCGGATCTCAAGGGCAAGGTCGTCGCTGCCGAGCCGAACATTCCCTCGCGCCTGTTGCTCCAGATGGAGCTGAAGCAGGCGGGACTGTCGCTGAAGGATCTCCAGATCAAGGACATCGCAACGGCCGACACGGGCGCGGTTTTCGTCGATGATTCGATTGCCGCGATCGCGACCTACGAACCGTTCATGTCACAGGCGCTGAAGGCCTCAACCCGTCCGGGTGCCCGCATGCTGGTCTCGTCCAAGGATCATCGCGGCATCATCATCGATGCGATCATCGCCCGCAACGACGACTTCGAGGCGAACCCGGACAAGTACGCGAAGTTTCTCGGCTGCATCTACGAGGCGGTCGATTTCCTCAAGGCCGAGCCGGAAAAATTCGCCGACATGGCCTCCAAGCATTTTGGCCTGACAGCGGCTGAAGTGACCGAGATCGTCGACTCCAGCCTGTCCTACACGACGCTCGCCGAATCGCTCGCCTACATGGGCAAACCGGGAGAAAAAGGCACGCTCCACGGTATCTTCGAAACGGTGATGGACCTCAACCTGGAGAATGGCGCCGCCGACAACAAGCTCGTGGCGACGGAGCAGATCGACAATTCGGCGATCAACAAGGTAACGGCTAAGTAG
- a CDS encoding creatininase, translating into MEDRVFLAELPWPEAQKRIAAGAAVFLPLGATEQHGHHMAMNVDVVIPTAIAERVAAQVGGLVAPTIAYGNRSQPRSGGGPAFPGTINITAQTFSLLVKDVICDLYRQKVRRIVVLNGHYENIGPSIEGIELALDAIGRERATDLTILRVDHWDMVRGETLAKVFPDGYPGIELEHASVIETSMMLALRPELVDLGKALHDGPAQFKPYDRYPWPAEDVPPSGVLSLTEGSSAEKGRWLLDDCETRLADIVKHEFS; encoded by the coding sequence ATGGAAGACCGCGTTTTCCTCGCTGAACTGCCGTGGCCCGAAGCCCAGAAGCGGATCGCCGCCGGCGCTGCCGTCTTCCTGCCGCTCGGCGCGACCGAACAGCACGGCCACCATATGGCGATGAACGTCGATGTGGTGATCCCGACCGCCATCGCTGAAAGGGTGGCGGCGCAGGTCGGCGGCCTGGTGGCGCCGACGATCGCCTACGGCAATCGCTCGCAGCCCAGGTCAGGCGGCGGCCCGGCCTTTCCCGGCACGATCAACATCACGGCACAGACTTTCTCGCTTCTGGTCAAGGATGTGATCTGCGACCTGTATCGCCAGAAGGTCCGACGCATCGTCGTGCTCAACGGCCATTACGAGAATATCGGCCCGTCCATCGAAGGCATCGAACTGGCGCTCGATGCCATCGGCCGCGAACGCGCGACGGACCTGACGATCCTGCGCGTCGACCACTGGGACATGGTGCGCGGCGAAACGCTGGCGAAAGTGTTCCCCGATGGCTATCCCGGCATCGAACTGGAGCATGCGAGCGTGATCGAGACGTCGATGATGCTGGCGCTGCGCCCGGAGCTCGTCGACCTCGGCAAGGCGCTGCATGACGGTCCGGCGCAATTCAAGCCCTATGACCGCTATCCCTGGCCGGCCGAGGACGTGCCGCCGTCCGGCGTGCTGTCGTTGACCGAGGGCTCGTCGGCGGAAAAGGGCCGGTGGCTGCTCGACGACTGCGAGACGCGGCTCGCCGACATCGTCAAACATGAATTTTCCTGA
- a CDS encoding LysR family transcriptional regulator, whose protein sequence is MRRLDNIDIRLLRVFVALADSGGFADAQITLNLSQPTLSTHLAELEKRIGAQLCHRGRKQFRLTEVGQATYDAAQKLFRDLDDFGHRISAASGSLSGRLRIGTSDGVFTSDELGIQHALRRFMGPDSDVFIDLSLGTPSELEQQVADGGRDIVIGPLSQKAPGVVYRDYCGEPHFLYCGRRHPLFAVPDSRIDQSAIHAARFSVRSYRYFDDLYLVGHPKASASVIHMEAQLMLILSENFIGFLPGHFASSWVHAGELRAIKPGSYTFSSRHLIAYRRADETRNLVQAFLQELTRGSEAGP, encoded by the coding sequence ATGCGCCGTCTGGACAACATCGACATCCGCCTGCTGCGCGTCTTCGTGGCGCTGGCCGATTCAGGCGGCTTCGCCGACGCGCAGATTACCCTCAACCTGTCGCAGCCGACGCTCAGCACGCATCTTGCGGAGCTGGAGAAACGCATCGGCGCCCAGCTCTGCCATCGCGGACGCAAACAATTCCGCCTGACCGAGGTCGGGCAGGCGACCTATGACGCGGCGCAGAAACTGTTTCGCGACCTCGACGATTTCGGGCATCGCATCAGCGCGGCCAGCGGCAGCCTGTCCGGCCGGTTGCGGATCGGCACGTCCGATGGCGTGTTCACAAGCGATGAGCTGGGCATCCAGCATGCCCTCCGACGCTTCATGGGCCCCGATTCCGATGTCTTCATCGACCTTTCGTTGGGCACGCCGTCCGAACTCGAGCAGCAAGTCGCCGATGGCGGCCGCGATATCGTCATCGGGCCTCTGTCGCAGAAAGCGCCCGGCGTCGTTTACCGGGATTACTGCGGCGAGCCGCATTTTCTCTATTGCGGCCGACGGCACCCGCTTTTTGCGGTGCCCGATTCAAGGATCGACCAAAGCGCCATCCACGCTGCGCGGTTTTCAGTGCGCAGCTATCGGTATTTCGACGATCTCTATCTCGTCGGGCATCCCAAGGCCAGCGCATCGGTGATCCACATGGAGGCGCAATTGATGCTGATCCTGTCGGAGAATTTCATCGGCTTCCTGCCGGGTCATTTCGCATCGTCATGGGTCCATGCCGGCGAGTTGCGGGCGATCAAGCCGGGGTCCTATACCTTCAGTTCGCGGCATCTGATCGCTTACCGCAGGGCAGACGAAACACGAAATCTGGTCCAGGCGTTCCTGCAGGAACTGACCAGAGGATCGGAAGCGGGTCCTTGA
- the speB gene encoding agmatinase has translation MNSNFFQPVDAAAVPRFAGLSTFMRLPAVPSAEGLDIALVGIPWDGGTTNRAGARHGPREIRNQSSLMRRTHHVSGTEPFSIANVADVGDLSVNPINLLDGLKRIEDGIAAIVAAGAIPLAAGGDHLTTLPVLRAVARNAPVGMVHFDAHSDTNDRYFGDNPYTHGTPFRRAIEEGLLDPKRVVQIGIRGSIYEPNEHDWAVAQGIRIIYMEEFVRRGAASVMEEARGIVGSGPTYVTFDIDCIDPSMAPGTGTPELGGFTTREAQEMVRLLDTVTIVGADVVEVAPPFDLGGMTALAGATMMFELLCVIAGSVAAGRVRHG, from the coding sequence ATGAACAGCAATTTCTTCCAGCCGGTCGACGCCGCCGCCGTTCCCCGCTTCGCCGGGCTTTCGACCTTCATGAGACTGCCGGCCGTGCCAAGTGCCGAGGGGTTGGACATCGCACTCGTCGGCATACCGTGGGATGGCGGCACGACAAACCGCGCCGGCGCGCGCCACGGTCCGCGCGAGATCCGGAACCAGTCGAGCCTGATGCGCCGGACCCATCACGTCTCGGGAACCGAGCCTTTCAGCATTGCCAACGTTGCCGATGTCGGCGACCTGTCGGTCAATCCGATCAACCTCCTGGACGGCTTGAAGCGCATCGAGGACGGCATCGCGGCGATTGTCGCGGCAGGCGCCATTCCGCTTGCCGCCGGCGGCGATCATCTGACGACGCTGCCGGTGCTGCGCGCGGTCGCGCGCAATGCGCCGGTCGGCATGGTCCATTTCGACGCGCATTCCGACACCAACGACCGCTATTTCGGCGACAATCCCTACACGCATGGCACACCTTTCCGGCGGGCCATCGAAGAGGGCCTGCTCGATCCCAAACGTGTCGTCCAGATCGGCATCCGCGGTTCCATCTACGAGCCCAACGAGCATGATTGGGCCGTCGCTCAGGGCATCCGCATCATCTACATGGAGGAGTTCGTCCGGCGAGGTGCTGCCAGCGTCATGGAAGAGGCACGTGGAATCGTCGGCAGCGGTCCCACCTATGTGACCTTCGACATCGACTGCATCGACCCTTCGATGGCGCCCGGCACCGGCACCCCCGAGCTTGGCGGCTTCACCACCCGCGAAGCGCAGGAAATGGTCCGCCTTCTCGACACTGTGACCATAGTCGGCGCCGATGTCGTGGAAGTGGCACCGCCGTTCGATCTTGGCGGGATGACGGCGCTTGCGGGGGCGACGATGATGTTCGAGCTGCTGTGCGTGATTGCCGGGTCTGTCGCTGCAGGCAGGGTTCGACATGGATGA
- a CDS encoding SDR family oxidoreductase, producing MSLSFSGKFVVITGASRGIGLGIAKGFAQAGASLHLIANDTAVHERARELGASGTQADIADRAAVTAALEPVARIDVLINNAGLELMTPITDSGDDVEAAFRRIIEINIIGTALVTARALPRMQAGGSIVNTASIWGRVAEAQFGAYVASKHAIIGLTKTWAKELGGRGIRVNAVCPGWVRTDASMRSLGRMAERDAVSEAALLESIVGAQALPGLMEPADMAGTYLFLASDLAANITGQSLGVDRGEVPW from the coding sequence ATGAGCCTGTCCTTCTCCGGAAAGTTCGTCGTGATCACCGGGGCCAGCCGTGGCATCGGCCTCGGCATCGCGAAGGGCTTCGCGCAGGCCGGCGCCAGCCTGCATCTGATCGCGAACGACACCGCGGTGCATGAACGGGCGCGTGAATTGGGCGCCAGCGGCACGCAGGCCGACATTGCCGATCGTGCGGCTGTCACGGCGGCGCTCGAACCTGTCGCTCGCATAGACGTGCTCATCAACAATGCCGGCCTCGAACTGATGACGCCGATCACCGACAGCGGCGACGATGTCGAAGCCGCCTTCCGGCGCATCATCGAGATCAATATCATCGGCACGGCCCTCGTCACGGCGCGTGCCCTGCCGCGCATGCAGGCCGGCGGTTCGATCGTCAACACTGCATCGATCTGGGGCCGCGTCGCCGAGGCGCAGTTCGGCGCCTATGTCGCCTCGAAGCACGCCATCATCGGCCTGACGAAGACCTGGGCCAAGGAACTTGGGGGCAGGGGCATCCGCGTCAATGCGGTCTGTCCGGGATGGGTGCGCACGGATGCGTCGATGCGCTCACTCGGCCGCATGGCCGAGAGAGACGCCGTCAGCGAGGCAGCGCTGCTCGAAAGCATCGTCGGTGCACAGGCCCTGCCGGGTCTGATGGAGCCGGCCGACATGGCCGGCACCTATCTCTTCCTGGCGTCGGATCTCGCGGCCAACATCACCGGGCAGTCGCTCGGCGTCGACAGGGGAGAAGTGCCTTGGTAA
- a CDS encoding ABC transporter ATP-binding protein, whose amino-acid sequence MASRYVQFLDTAKSFGPVDVVRKTDLGLDRNSLVVFLGPSGCGKTTLMRMVGGLDEPSSGSILLGGEEIVGPDRRRGMVFQSYSSFPWLTVEKNIAFGMRYRKDLGAAEKVERMRHYLELFGLADFAGSYPNRISGGMRQRVAIARTLAAGSDVLLMDEPFGALDALTRERLQVELRQIQIREEKTIIFVTHDVEEAVFLADRIILFSRRPATVVADIDVAAELGPQRPLEIRETQKFFELRNKVLHLIRNETGAVV is encoded by the coding sequence ATGGCGAGCCGCTACGTTCAGTTCCTCGATACGGCCAAGTCCTTCGGCCCGGTCGATGTCGTGCGAAAAACCGATCTTGGCCTCGACCGCAATTCGCTCGTGGTCTTCCTCGGCCCATCGGGTTGCGGCAAAACAACCTTGATGCGGATGGTCGGCGGCCTCGACGAACCGAGCTCGGGTTCGATCCTGCTCGGCGGCGAAGAAATTGTCGGGCCGGATCGCCGGCGCGGTATGGTGTTCCAGTCCTATTCGTCGTTTCCCTGGCTGACCGTCGAGAAGAACATTGCCTTCGGCATGCGCTACAGGAAGGATCTTGGCGCGGCCGAGAAGGTCGAGCGGATGCGCCATTATCTCGAATTGTTCGGCCTTGCCGACTTCGCCGGCTCCTATCCGAACCGGATTTCGGGCGGCATGCGCCAGCGCGTGGCGATAGCGCGCACGCTCGCAGCTGGTTCGGACGTGCTGTTGATGGACGAGCCTTTCGGCGCGCTCGACGCGCTGACGCGCGAGCGGCTTCAGGTCGAGCTGCGGCAGATCCAGATCCGCGAGGAAAAGACCATCATCTTCGTCACCCACGACGTGGAGGAAGCGGTATTCCTTGCCGACCGGATCATCCTGTTTTCGCGCCGGCCGGCCACGGTCGTGGCCGACATCGACGTGGCGGCCGAGCTTGGTCCGCAACGGCCACTGGAGATCCGGGAAACGCAGAAATTCTTCGAGCTGCGCAACAAGGTCCTGCATCTGATCCGCAACGAGACCGGAGCGGTCGTATGA